A region of Streptomyces sp. NBC_01267 DNA encodes the following proteins:
- a CDS encoding glycosyltransferase — MLPENSSANHRLTVFHLVQPVEGGVARVVTDLVRAQVLEGIRAVVACPPGAGLTAALTGAGAEVHSWRAGRAPGAGLVAETASAARLIRASRPDVVHAHSSKAGLAARLAVRGRIPTVFQPHAWSFEAVGGGTARLALAWERYAARWAARVLCVSEAERRAGEAAGIAARWTVIRNGVDLREFRADGTHAPPVAPGPGPLVVCVGRLCRQKGQDVLLRAWPEIVRARPDARLVFVGDGPDREALARTAPPGVLFAGAVDGMRGWLRAADVVVLPSRWEGMALAPLEAMACGRPVVLSDVNGARESLPPGHDRYGLVPPDDPRALAGAVTKLLADPRLRDALGRQAAAHARANFDVRDTAAAVSELYGRLLGPDRPDGQDQGPVRGMHRSTTRERISR, encoded by the coding sequence GTGCTGCCAGAAAACAGTTCCGCGAATCACCGGCTGACGGTTTTTCACCTCGTCCAGCCGGTGGAGGGTGGTGTCGCCCGGGTGGTCACCGACCTGGTCCGGGCGCAAGTTCTCGAAGGGATCAGGGCCGTGGTGGCCTGCCCGCCGGGCGCCGGTCTGACGGCGGCGCTCACCGGGGCGGGTGCCGAGGTGCACAGCTGGCGGGCCGGGCGGGCGCCCGGGGCCGGGCTGGTGGCCGAGACCGCTTCGGCGGCCCGGCTGATCCGTGCGAGCCGCCCGGACGTGGTGCACGCGCACAGCTCCAAGGCCGGTCTCGCCGCGCGGCTCGCCGTGCGGGGGCGGATTCCGACGGTGTTCCAGCCGCACGCCTGGTCGTTCGAGGCGGTGGGCGGGGGGACCGCGCGGCTCGCGCTGGCCTGGGAGCGGTACGCGGCCCGGTGGGCCGCGCGCGTCCTCTGTGTCAGCGAGGCCGAGCGCCGGGCCGGTGAGGCGGCCGGGATCGCCGCCCGGTGGACCGTGATCCGCAACGGTGTCGATCTGCGGGAGTTCCGCGCCGACGGCACCCACGCCCCGCCCGTCGCCCCGGGGCCGGGCCCCCTCGTGGTCTGTGTCGGCCGGCTCTGCCGGCAGAAGGGCCAGGACGTACTCCTGCGGGCCTGGCCCGAGATCGTCCGGGCCCGGCCCGATGCCCGGCTGGTGTTCGTCGGGGACGGCCCCGACCGGGAGGCGCTCGCCCGGACCGCCCCGCCCGGGGTGCTGTTCGCGGGCGCCGTCGACGGGATGCGCGGCTGGCTGCGGGCCGCCGATGTCGTGGTGCTGCCGTCCCGTTGGGAGGGCATGGCGCTGGCCCCGCTCGAAGCGATGGCCTGCGGGCGGCCCGTCGTGCTCTCCGATGTGAACGGCGCGCGGGAGAGCCTGCCGCCGGGGCACGACCGGTACGGGCTCGTCCCGCCGGACGACCCGCGGGCGCTGGCCGGTGCCGTCACGAAGTTGCTGGCCGACCCGCGGCTGCGGGATGCGCTGGGCCGTCAGGCGGCGGCTCACGCGCGGGCGAACTTCGACGTGCGGGACACGGCCGCCGCCGTCTCGGAGCTGTACGGCCGGCTTCTGGGACCCGACCGGCCGGATGGGCAGGACCAGGGACCTGTCCGCGGGATGCACCGATCCACGACGAGGGAGCGCATCAGCCGATGA
- a CDS encoding DUF3344 domain-containing protein, whose product MRKTTGLAVPYALGVFSCVALSATFISAPAASAERASVGESSVIPFAQRYHSVQHGGIVRVANSAITCTAPFAPAARSCTKVRAGAQGANSDFDMLYIDVDKDPDTYNSSRADLELPNRSRVSYARLYWGGNLRVGEQKPPKDNGRVLIAEPGGAYKAVLADTRIAHRTADGSDAFQASADVTPLVRRSGSGTYTVAQINVARGHSAVGAWGGWTLVVAYENDSEPQRNLSVLEGFEPLGAARKDLSVGLTGLGIPAGASGRAGVVAYDADRTGRGNALRVAADRRAAVSLGDAADPEDQVMNSTVTDFGRPVTKRQPAYMNTLGYDSDVFDLKPALSQGGDRLDFHFSAEKRGYFLGALFVQADTQR is encoded by the coding sequence ATGAGGAAAACGACGGGTCTCGCTGTGCCGTATGCCCTGGGCGTATTTTCATGTGTGGCGCTTTCCGCCACGTTTATCTCGGCGCCCGCCGCCTCCGCTGAGCGGGCATCGGTGGGCGAATCCTCTGTGATTCCCTTCGCGCAGCGCTATCACTCCGTGCAGCACGGCGGAATCGTCAGGGTGGCCAACTCCGCCATCACCTGTACGGCCCCGTTCGCTCCCGCGGCCCGCTCGTGCACGAAGGTCCGGGCGGGCGCGCAGGGTGCCAACAGTGATTTCGACATGCTGTACATCGATGTGGACAAGGACCCCGACACCTACAACTCCAGCCGCGCCGACCTGGAACTGCCGAATCGTTCGCGGGTCAGTTACGCCCGGCTCTACTGGGGCGGGAATCTGCGGGTCGGTGAGCAGAAGCCGCCGAAGGACAACGGGCGGGTGCTGATCGCCGAACCGGGCGGTGCGTACAAGGCGGTGCTCGCCGACACCCGGATCGCGCACCGCACCGCCGACGGCAGCGACGCCTTCCAGGCCTCGGCCGATGTCACCCCGCTGGTGCGCCGGAGCGGGTCCGGCACGTACACCGTGGCCCAGATCAACGTGGCCAGGGGCCACTCGGCGGTCGGTGCGTGGGGCGGCTGGACGCTGGTCGTCGCGTACGAGAACGACAGCGAGCCGCAACGGAACCTCTCCGTCCTGGAGGGCTTCGAACCGCTCGGCGCGGCCCGCAAGGACCTGTCCGTGGGCCTGACCGGGCTCGGGATCCCGGCCGGTGCCTCCGGCCGGGCGGGGGTGGTCGCGTACGACGCCGACCGCACCGGGCGGGGCAACGCGCTGCGTGTCGCCGCCGACCGGCGCGCGGCGGTCTCCCTCGGTGACGCGGCCGATCCCGAGGACCAGGTGATGAATTCCACCGTCACCGATTTCGGCCGTCCGGTGACGAAGCGGCAACCCGCTTATATGAACACCCTTGGCTACGATTCCGATGTATTCGATCTGAAGCCTGCCCTGTCCCAGGGCGGAGACCGTTTGGATTTCCATTTCTCCGCCGAAAAGCGCGGGTATTTTCTCGGTGCGCTCTTCGTGCAGGCGGATACGCAGCGCTGA
- a CDS encoding rodlin has translation MIKKILATAAVTASIVGAGAALAPQAMAIGDGGGTNSASGNGSSQTYGNSATHGDMSPQLSLVQGSLNKPCIGLPAKVNAGSLIGLIPIAVQDIPILSSPQNQQCTENSTQAKGDEPLSHILDSIPVLSGNGAGNR, from the coding sequence GTGATCAAGAAGATTCTGGCTACCGCCGCTGTCACCGCCTCCATCGTGGGCGCCGGCGCGGCCCTGGCCCCGCAGGCCATGGCCATCGGCGACGGTGGCGGCACGAACTCCGCCAGCGGCAACGGCTCCTCGCAGACCTACGGCAACTCGGCCACCCACGGTGACATGAGCCCGCAGCTCAGCCTCGTCCAGGGCTCGCTCAACAAGCCCTGCATCGGCCTCCCGGCCAAGGTCAACGCCGGCTCGCTGATCGGCCTGATCCCGATCGCTGTCCAGGACATCCCGATCCTCTCCTCGCCGCAGAACCAGCAGTGCACCGAGAACTCCACCCAGGCCAAGGGTGACGAGCCGCTGTCGCACATCCTCGACTCGATCCCGGTCCTCTCGGGCAACGGTGCGGGCAACCGCTGA
- a CDS encoding chaplin has translation MKLKKAAVLAAGVMFALGAAAPAMADSGAEGVAVGSPGVLSGNVIQIPIHVPVNVCGNSINVIGLLNPAFGNTCINR, from the coding sequence ATGAAGCTCAAGAAGGCTGCGGTTCTCGCTGCCGGCGTCATGTTCGCCCTGGGTGCCGCTGCGCCCGCCATGGCCGACTCGGGTGCGGAGGGTGTGGCCGTCGGCTCGCCCGGCGTCCTCTCCGGCAATGTCATCCAGATTCCGATCCACGTCCCGGTCAACGTGTGCGGCAACAGCATCAACGTCATCGGGCTGCTGAACCCGGCGTTCGGGAACACCTGCATCAACCGCTGA